The segment ATAGGGAAAACGGCAAATACTATATGCAATCCGTAAACGGCTGCTGAAGTCAATTCTTCATCGGTGGTAAAGAAGCCGACAATAAATTCAGGGAAGAGGTGGCAGATCAGAAATCCAGTTGTAGCAACACCTACGCCCCATAAGGTGGTCAGTTTTGTGACGTCTATTACTCGATGATACTGGCGAGCTCCATAATTGTATCCGGCAATGGGTTGCATACCTTGGTTGAAACCCATAATAATCATGGCAAATAGAGAGACAATACGATTGACAATACCGTAGGCTCCAATAGCCATGTCGCCTCCGTGTTCTTTCAATCCCCAGTTGATCAATAATACAATCAGACATGAACATAAATTCATTAGAAAAGGAGACATGCCGATTGAGATAATACCTTCAACAAGTTCTTTATGAAGTTTATAAATTCCTTTATGGAAATGCAGCAGTTGTGATGGTCGGGCAAAATGGATGAGCTGGCCGATTAGTGATAGAAGCTGTGAAAAAACTGTTGCCCAGGCAGCTCCTTTGATTCCCCAATCTAAAACGAAAATAAACAATGGATTAAGCAGACAGTTAACTACTACAGACAACAAGGTCGCAAACATGGCCATCTTGGGATAACCGGATGATCGCAAAACCGAATTTAATCCTAAGTACATATGGGTAATTACATTT is part of the Parabacteroides sp. AD58 genome and harbors:
- a CDS encoding MATE family efflux transporter translates to MSDKNSPLILGTEPIGKLLTQYAIPAIIAMTASSLYNMADSIFIGHGVGPLGIAGLALTFPLMNLAAAFGSLVGVGASTLVSVKLGQKDYDGANNVLGNVFMLNLIMGIAFSVVFLAFLDPVLYFFGASDQTISYARDYMRIILYGNVITHMYLGLNSVLRSSGYPKMAMFATLLSVVVNCLLNPLFIFVLDWGIKGAAWATVFSQLLSLIGQLIHFARPSQLLHFHKGIYKLHKELVEGIISIGMSPFLMNLCSCLIVLLINWGLKEHGGDMAIGAYGIVNRIVSLFAMIIMGFNQGMQPIAGYNYGARQYHRVIDVTKLTTLWGVGVATTGFLICHLFPEFIVGFFTTDEELTSAAVYGLHIVFAVFPIVGFQMVSTNFFLSVGLSRTAIFLSLTRQMLFLVPCLIVLPRIWGTFGVWVSIPIADLTATIVTAIVLIRQFRKFRQQQA